In a single window of the Scyliorhinus canicula chromosome 1, sScyCan1.1, whole genome shotgun sequence genome:
- the LOC119966382 gene encoding uncharacterized protein C1orf232 isoform X4, producing MINPALFFSMLKNNDSVIDMTAEEGSSSVSQLAKKVQGASAKGWKCMSSLFNKDDEHKLLPAENIAPVEHVLSEPAPQEPGPEKKLTGFWDSFATKWHQTSEANKGGDSTGAGAGEGEAVNTPNNQDGETEDMPKSGAYTNLGESSDPGFKWNFVTSKLAELKNRSMQKSN from the exons AATAATGACTCAGTAATCGACATGACAGCAGAGGAAGGCTCCAGTTCTGTCTCGCAGTTGGCAAAGAAG GTGCAAGGGGCTAGTGCAAAGGGATGGAAATGTATGTCCTCACTCTTCAACAAGGATGACGAACACAAGTTACTCCCAGCTGAGAACATTGCCCCAGTCGAACA TGTCCTCTCAGAGCCAGCGCCACAAGAGCCTGGCCCTGAGAAGAAACTGACCGGCTTCTGGGATTCCTTCGCCACCAAGTGGCACCAAACCTCTGAGGCCAACAAGGGCGGcgacagcacaggagcaggcgcaggagagggtgaggcTGTAAACACCCCAAACAACCAGGATGGAGAGACCGAGGACATGCCCAAATCCGGCGCGTACACCAACCTAGGGGAGTCCAGCGACCCCGGGTTCAAGTGGAACTTTGTAACCAGCAAGTTGGCGGAACTGAAAAATAGAAGCATGCAAAAAAGCAACTAG
- the LOC119966382 gene encoding uncharacterized protein C1orf232 isoform X3 → MNQGIWKVYKNKVLKSFAADEQEEIKEQNNDSVIDMTAEEGSSSVSQLAKKVQGASAKGWKCMSSLFNKDDEHKLLPAENIAPVEHVLSEPAPQEPGPEKKLTGFWDSFATKWHQTSEANKGGDSTGAGAGEGEAVNTPNNQDGETEDMPKSGAYTNLGESSDPGFKWNFVTSKLAELKNRSMQKSN, encoded by the exons ATGAATCAGGGGATCTGGAAAGTTTACAAGAACAAAGTGCTGAAGAGTTTCGCTGCTGACGAGCAGGAAGAAATCAAAGAACAG AATAATGACTCAGTAATCGACATGACAGCAGAGGAAGGCTCCAGTTCTGTCTCGCAGTTGGCAAAGAAG GTGCAAGGGGCTAGTGCAAAGGGATGGAAATGTATGTCCTCACTCTTCAACAAGGATGACGAACACAAGTTACTCCCAGCTGAGAACATTGCCCCAGTCGAACA TGTCCTCTCAGAGCCAGCGCCACAAGAGCCTGGCCCTGAGAAGAAACTGACCGGCTTCTGGGATTCCTTCGCCACCAAGTGGCACCAAACCTCTGAGGCCAACAAGGGCGGcgacagcacaggagcaggcgcaggagagggtgaggcTGTAAACACCCCAAACAACCAGGATGGAGAGACCGAGGACATGCCCAAATCCGGCGCGTACACCAACCTAGGGGAGTCCAGCGACCCCGGGTTCAAGTGGAACTTTGTAACCAGCAAGTTGGCGGAACTGAAAAATAGAAGCATGCAAAAAAGCAACTAG